GATTCATTTTTTGGATTCAGAGGTAAAAATGCAGGAGAATGATTTAACCCATAAACCCGTCGGCAGTATTCGTCCACAAGATCTGTTTATGCAACTCATTGATGATTATTCCCCGGAAGAAAAAGAGGAATTATCGCAAGCATTCCTGAGTCTGCTCGATCAGTTAAAGGAAGGAGCTGAAGAATGAAAATTTTATCCATCGCCTTCGAGAATATTCATTCCTTAAAAGGAAAACAAATCATAGATTTTCGAAAATCTCCTTTTACTGAATCCGGATTATTCGCCATAACAGGAGCAACAGGTGCCGGAAAATCGACCATTCTTGATGCCATTACCCTGGCATTGTTTAATGAGATTCCACGCTTAGAACGCGTTTCTAAAGAAGAAATCGAAAAGCAAAACTCCATTATCACCTACGGTGAAAAAGAAGCCTGGGCGGAGGTTGAATACCAATGTGAAAAAGGAATTTTCAGAAGCAGATGGTCCATTTCCCGCAACCGAAACAATAACCTTAACGATTATGAAATGGAGTTGGCGGAATTGCCTTCCGGACAAATCGTTTGTAATAAAAAAAGGGAGGTCCGCCAATACAATGAAAATAATATCGGACTTAACTACACACAGTTTACGAAGGCAATCCTGCTTTCCCAGGGAGAGTTTGCCCGATTTTTAAAAGAGAAAAAAGCAGAACAAACCGCCTTGCTCGAACATTTATCGGGGACACAAATTTACCGGCAAATTGGGAAAAGGGTTTTTCAGGAAAAAAAAGCAATTGCAGATTTAATTCAATCAAAAAAAGAACGCCTCTCCGGTGCGCGCTTGTTAGGTGAAGAAGAAAAAGCAGGAAAAAAAAATCAGCTTGCAGAATTAACCGAAGAGAATAAAAAATTAGAGGAGGAATTAAATACGATTCATTCAATCTACCAAAACACAAAAAGGTATCATGAAGAATCCGACCTTAAACAGAAAGCGGAAGTACAGCTTGAGCAGGTGCAGAAAGAGCAAGTTGAATTCCTTCCTCAACAAAAACAACTAGAACTTCATCTCAAAGCAAAACCTTTTCAATCTTTATTTTTTCAGAAAGAAAATTATCTGACACAAGTCGAAAAAATAAATA
This Flavobacteriales bacterium DNA region includes the following protein-coding sequences:
- a CDS encoding AAA family ATPase; the protein is MKILSIAFENIHSLKGKQIIDFRKSPFTESGLFAITGATGAGKSTILDAITLALFNEIPRLERVSKEEIEKQNSIITYGEKEAWAEVEYQCEKGIFRSRWSISRNRNNNLNDYEMELAELPSGQIVCNKKREVRQYNENNIGLNYTQFTKAILLSQGEFARFLKEKKAEQTALLEHLSGTQIYRQIGKRVFQEKKAIADLIQSKKERLSGARLLGEEEKAGKKNQLAELTEENKKLEEELNTIHSIYQNTKRYHEESDLKQKAEVQLEQVQKEQVEFLPQQKQLELHLKAKPFQSLFFQKENYLTQVEKINTDIENNKAELAALENKKNTLTLKWTTFTGSDENNFRQALHQTIEEIDLLDKKKQRIEGG